A genomic stretch from Helianthus annuus cultivar XRQ/B chromosome 1, HanXRQr2.0-SUNRISE, whole genome shotgun sequence includes:
- the LOC110869483 gene encoding organelle RRM domain-containing protein 1, chloroplastic-like — protein MCESKKFNWRKWASFVEGVPGVIYVTPDENARVIRAQVVDYYTELLTKVLGNEKDTQMCMYHISWPPDCGFCCELDDDCVKELVGVPGVISVTPDENVYSDYKDYGGILKETSRRNFPIKWIYSTSTMEDTTAQYHDWIRLLEVISKYKTYVEVSHLRHTVSVTEGPILWWSYAAQAALQQKKMWQTVASM, from the exons ATGTGTGAATCAAAGAAGTTTAATTGGCGAAAATGGGCTTCATTTGTTGAAG GTGTTCCTGGTGTTATATATGTTACGCCAGATGAAAATGCCAGAGTCATCAGGGCACAAGTAGTTGATTATTACACCGAGTTGCTAACCAAGGTTTTGGGGAA CGAGAAGGATACCCAAATGTGTATGTATCACATTTCATGGCCACCAGATTGTGGATTCTGTTGTGAACTAGATGATGACTGCGTAAAGGAATTAGTCG GTGTTCCTGGTGTTATATCTGTTACGCCAGATGAAAATGTCTATTCAGATTATAAAGATTACGGAG GTATTCTGAAAGAAACGTCCAGAAGAAACTTTCCAATCAAGTGGATTTATTCCACATCAACCATGGAAGATACAACT GCTCAGTATCATGACTGGATTCGACTCCTTGAGGTCATATCAAAATATAAGACATATGTTGAGGTGTCACATTTGAGGCATACGGTGTCGGTCACTGAGGGTCCTATACTGTGGTGGAGTTATGCGGCTCAAGCTGCATTGCAGCAGAAGAAAATGTG GCAGACCGTGGCATCCATGTGA